From a region of the Apibacter sp. B3706 genome:
- a CDS encoding T9SS type A sorting domain-containing protein translates to MKRTILLIVWFMVQVTVHAQEKNIALSLGSSYTQQVYFQLGSNNQITLPTTDWDLAFLRKDARSFATRVNDARIKVYEAANAASDWNTIDVSKKQQWKKLYNSEVKWEKGAFDNGSATYGWGEYFMPTHHVVGSIIFVLEYDDGTLMKFMIEDYFKGYTCKYAIWEGTSWTSDQSFTVLNSTGEGKMFNYYSLKINKLVDTIPLDSDWDLLFTKYTSFYKNIDYVSVTGALQNTHVAVAKKLEGDQTELQNENFKKEINTIGDRWKELSGYSYIIPKNKYYVKTEKDQTTSLYELWFTDFGGAATGIINFTYKKINNLGIEELTDHSSFTVYPNPIVNKTATLLYDIKNSNANKAELSLYSLSGKKMYEDKILGQAGFYSKELNLSALTPGIYILVFKVGDHKATKKIIIK, encoded by the coding sequence ATGAAAAGGACTATACTGCTTATAGTATGGTTTATGGTGCAAGTTACCGTACATGCTCAAGAAAAAAATATCGCTCTTTCCTTAGGCTCTTCTTATACCCAACAAGTATATTTTCAATTGGGTTCTAATAATCAAATCACCCTGCCCACAACTGATTGGGACTTAGCTTTTCTAAGAAAAGATGCCAGAAGTTTTGCTACACGCGTGAATGATGCACGCATTAAAGTTTATGAAGCAGCAAATGCAGCTTCAGATTGGAATACTATTGATGTATCTAAGAAACAACAATGGAAAAAATTATATAATAGCGAGGTTAAATGGGAAAAAGGAGCGTTCGATAACGGTTCGGCAACCTACGGATGGGGAGAATATTTTATGCCCACCCATCATGTAGTAGGTTCTATCATATTTGTATTAGAATATGACGATGGAACTCTTATGAAATTTATGATTGAAGATTATTTTAAAGGATATACTTGTAAATATGCCATTTGGGAGGGAACGTCATGGACTTCAGATCAATCCTTTACTGTCTTAAATTCTACAGGTGAAGGAAAAATGTTTAACTATTATTCATTGAAAATTAATAAATTGGTAGATACAATTCCTTTAGATTCAGATTGGGATTTGCTTTTTACAAAATATACTTCGTTCTATAAAAACATAGATTATGTTTCTGTAACAGGAGCATTACAAAATACTCACGTTGCCGTTGCTAAGAAATTAGAAGGCGACCAAACTGAACTCCAAAATGAAAATTTTAAAAAAGAGATTAATACCATAGGAGACCGATGGAAGGAATTATCCGGTTATTCATACATAATTCCAAAAAATAAATATTACGTTAAAACAGAAAAAGATCAAACAACGAGCTTATATGAATTATGGTTTACTGATTTTGGAGGAGCAGCTACAGGAATTATCAATTTCACGTATAAAAAAATAAATAACTTAGGAATAGAAGAATTGACAGATCATTCCTCCTTTACGGTTTATCCTAATCCAATAGTAAATAAAACGGCTACCTTACTATATGATATTAAAAATTCCAATGCAAATAAAGCAGAATTATCCTTATATAGCTTAAGTGGTAAGAAAATGTACGAAGATAAAATCTTAGGACAAGCCGGTTTTTATTCAAAAGAATTGAATTTATCTGCCTTAACACCCGGAATTTACATTCTCGTATTCAAAGTAGGTGATCATAAAGCGACTAAAAAAATCATTATCAAATAA